GGTAGACCTCGAGGCGATCGCCTTCGGCAGGTTGAGAGTGCGCTTCTGGAAGCGAATTGTTCGTCACGGTAGTTCTCCTAATTGCCGGCAGCCGGCGTTAAAAAGGAGAGAGCTGGGACGGTCCCACTCTTGGTATCGGCAGATAGCAGGAGTAGGGGAGGGGCAAGAAAAGCCCAGAGACGGTGCCGCGGAGCGACATCGAAGTATTGCACTTTTCTTTCTCACCTGCAAGAGAGGTGCTACCCAAGCGCGACGGCGTCGAGCTTTTGATATGCGGAGGGAGGCGTCGCGCTGGATCGACCGCATGTGGAAGGACCAGCCAGCGCGACACTATGCACAATTTCAGTGGATAACGTTGCTTTTCGGATAGGGGGAATGCAGCAGGCATGCGGGTTCCATCGGCCTGCGCAAGAACTGAGCACCTGCACTGCAGAAGACAAACTCGACATTACTTAATGAATTGTCGAGTTGACAATTATTTGATCAAGGGAACAAGGTGCGTAGTCGCGATGCTGTATCGACTACGTCTGCGACTTCGGATTCGGTAACGTCCAAGTTTCCGTCCGGCGTGCCGTTACGAAGAGTGCCCCCAGCGTCCCATTTCGCGTTGATAACCCCGGCCGGCGCGTGAATCGTACCGACCAGCAGATCGTCATCTGTTGGGTCGATCCCATCGATATTTGCTGGCCATCCCGCTTTCGTCTGGGTGTCGATATTCTTGATCAGTAAGACTGCCATATTATTCGTCCTTTCGAAAGTGACCGCTTGCGGCGTACGATGCCCCATGTGATGGCTGAGAATTGTAGCAGGACAGGCCCACTGCCGTAGCCGCGGTTTGCGCCCATGGTCGAGCAGCTGGCGAACACCACCGTAGCCGGGTTTTCCGCCTACGGATTGCAGATCAAGCCTATTCCTTCGCGCCTCGCTTTCCACCGTTCACCATAGGGCCTTTGCGGTTGTAGTAGTCTTCCGCAGCCTCAGCTATTCGCTTCTCTTTCGCTTTCACGTAGATCGCCGTCGTGGAGGCGCTTGCATGGCCTAATATGTCCTGCGCAACCTGCAGCGGCATCCCCTCGTCAACCGCCTGGGTGCCGAACGTATGCCTGAATGCGTGCGGTGAGGTGTCCTCCAGCTGGGCCAGATCTTCCGGGGTAAGAAGCGGCGCCTCGCCTGGCGTAGCGATGGCCACGTGCTTCTGCACGCGCTGCAGCGCGGCTGCCACCATGTTGTAGATCGAGCTGGAGTTATAGCCGTTCGTGCTGCCTGTTTCATGTCGGGCTCGGGCGGTTTCGGTACCCGGCACCACCACCGGCGCCACCAGCGGAAGGTCATCCGGCTGCGAATCAAAGTCCAAGCCGCGATCCCGCCAGTGAGCACGTAGGGCCTCGATCGTGCGCGGGCTTACCGGGACTCTACGCATCTTGCTTCGCTTCCCCAGAACGATGAGCATCCAGACCCCAGCCGCGTGCCGGCTCGGCTTCAAGTTGTGGCGGCGTGCCCCAGCTGCCTCGGCGCGGCGTAAGCCGGAGTCCCCCATTAGCAGGATGCTTGCCAGCGCCACCCGGTCCTGCCGATTTACTGGCGTCAGGCCTCGTTCGGATAGCACGGCCACCACAGTGTCCCAGGCATTTGTACTGAGCGCCCGGTCAATCTGCATACCTTCAACTTGCTCGGTGACGATCGGATCTTTTACGGCAATCCATGGATTCCCGGCCAGATAGCGAACCTTGACGAGCCAGTCGAACATGGCCCTCAGCACCCGCACTGCATACTTTTGAGATTCCGCGTCCATAGGCTCCAGCGCAAACGGTCGCCAGCGCTTGCTGGTCTTTACCGTGCGTTTGCCGCGGAACTCTGGAAGGGGAGCGCGCAGGAAGTGTTTGTAAAGCTCGCAGTCGTCCACTAGGAGCGACGACATCGGCTTACAGGCGACAAGCGCACACCAGAGGATGAATCGCTCCAATTCCTTGCGATAAGCCCGTTCAGTGCTGTCCTGACCCTTGTAGCGGTTCAGGTAAGCGTTGACCGCCTCGAGGTCGTTCCGTGCGGAGATAAAGCAGAACGCGGGCGCTCGGTTAACGCCATCGGTACCGGACAGCCAGGTCGGCAGCTGGAAGGTGCCGAGTGGTGCCACTTCGCGCCGCCTTGTCGTGTCCAGCACCGGCAGCAGGTCGAGGTTGTCAGCCGCGGCCGGGTGCGTAAGCCCGAGGTCGATTTCCCCCAGCTGGTCGGGCCATTGGTGCAGCCATCGCATGATTGCGCCAGCGCGCCCGGCACCAATGCGCGGTATCGAGCGCCACCATCCCGGGCCCCGGCGCAGAATGAGGTCGACCAGGTCACCAAGGGTCTTGATCCCCTCATCTTTTAGGGACCGGGCAGTTTTCGGCCGGAACAACTGCGCCACAGGCTGCGCACGGCTCGGCGTCGGCTTAGGCAGGTCGGCCGCCGTGATGAGAATGTCGAGCGCTTTTTTCGTGATCGCGCCACCTTGCCGCGCACCCTTCAGGATTTCGGCGAAGGCTGGGTTGTGTTCGATCGCGCGCTCGATGAGGGCGTTCCGCATGTCGATCAGCCAGCGTTCCAGGCCTTGCTCGACTTGGGGGCTGTCCTCGGTGTAGTACAGGTCGGCTATACGCTGGACTGGAATCTTCTGCACATAGGCGCGTAGGGCCGTGTAATCGGTGCGGTTGAAGGCTAGTTCAGGTAAGGCGACGTCGGTGTGCTGCGTCATCGAGCGCCTCCAGCACCAGGCAGCGCGGGAAGCTTTGGAAGAGGAAAGGAAACGGCGCGATCGGGTTCGTGAGAATGGTTGAGTCGATTCATGAAGTCAGGCTTTCGAACTTTATTTTCGGCAACGAAAACTGCCGAGACACCCTATCCTAAAGCTGTTTCACGACCAAAACAAGCAAAAACGCTTACATGATAATATGACTTATCATGTAAGGGTGGTCGTCCGATGAAGTAAAAGTGGGACTGTTCATTAAGTAAAAATGAGACTTCTTGAACAAATGAAGTAAAAGTGGAACTGTTGACGCATTGCATGTAGGCGTTCGTTAAGGCAGATGCGTCGCTGGTTCATCGCTGCGGCAAGCGTGTCTTATCGCGCAGCTCGACGGAGCGTCAGTTCAATTCGAACTTCTCTGTCATTAAGCGAACTGAGAGTTAGAACAACAAACCGGCGTCGGCTCCCCCTGCTGGCTTAGCCGGGGAAGGCCGTCTGCCTATCAGGCATGGATTTGACATTATGGGAATAATGTCTGATCTTCATTAATGCCTCTTCCGTTCCGTCCTTAGACACTGGATTCGCCTTAGACGACTATACCTCGAGCCGGCCTGGACATTCCAGCATCAATGGAGCAGGACTAATTGATGCCATGCTTGCTCATGCAATCCTGATCAACCGCCCGTCCGGGGCCGTGCTGGATAAGTCATCCTCTTTTCGGTCTGGCTCGTGGCGCAGCATCAACCAAATTCATGCGCGTGGTCCTCAAGCTTGCGCCGCACCCGCCTGCTTGCCGTCGTGCGGCACAAAGCCAGAAAGCCCAGGAGCCTGGTCGACAGCACCTTGTTCCTGTGGTGAATGATGAAGAAGTTGCGCTTGAGGGCGGGCAGCGAGGTCCGTACCACTACCAGCCGACCGCTCGCGACGAAATCCTCGACCACGAGCCGGGACAGGCAGGCCAGCCCCAGTCCATGCGCGGCCGCATGCTTGATCGCCTCCGCGTTGCTGAATTCGCCTGCCGAGCGCAAGCTGTGCAGGTGAGGGACGAGCGCCTGCTCGACCGCCTCACGGGTTCCCGAACCGGGTTCGCGTAGTAGCCAGCCGGCGTTGCGTAAGGCCTGCAAGGACACGGTCCCGTCGCTGGCGGCACCGTCGGTAAGCAGCGGGTGGCCGGGGGCGGCAACCACCACAAGGTCGTCTGCTATCCACGGTTCGACCTGTAGCTGCAGGTCATGACATGGCCCCTCCACCAAGCCTAGATCCAGCTCGAAATTCGCGACCGCCGTTGCGATGTCGGACGTATTTGCAATGGTGACGCGAGGCGGGCCCTGGGGCGACGCGGCGAATGCCTCCGCCAGTATCGCCGGCAACAGGTAGATGCCGATCGTCGTGCTGGCTCCGAGATGCAGGCCGAGGCCTGTCAAGCTGTTCTGCTCGGCGAACTGGCGTTCGATCGTCGTCGCTGCGTCCAGCATCTGGCGCGCCTAGGGCAGCAACAGGCGGCCGTTGTCGTTGATGAGCAGGCGCTTGCCGACCCGGTCGAACAGCTGGACGTCGAGCATCGCCTCGAGCTCGTTGAGGGCTGCACTGGTCGCGGATTGCGACAAGGCCACCTGGTGAGACGCTGCCGTGGTGCTGCCCGATCCAGCGATGGCGAGGAAGATCTGAAGCTGGCGAAGGGAGAGGCGCATCGTTGGCGGGCGTCGAGTTGTGCTGACGCCCAATTATATTGAAACCACGCCGCTTGCCAAAACGCTGCGCATTTCCCTATTGCTTCAGAACGAAATCGGCCAGCGCACGCAATTCCTCGGGCTTGAGCTGGGGGAAGGGCGGCATCGCAGCCTGTCCCCATTTGTCCGAACTGCCGCCATGGATGCTTTTTTCAAGGAGGGCTTGCGCCCCGGGATTGCCGCGGTATTTTGCGGCCACCTCATGGTAAGCCGGTCCGACGATCTTCTTGTCGATTGCATGGCAGGCCAGACAGTTGTTGGAAGCGAGCAGCGCTTGTACGTCGAGCCCCTTTCCCGCCGCCGGCTTCGTAGCGCCCGATGCCCACGCGAGCCTGAGTTCTGCCGGCAAATCGGCTTCCTTCGCGCTGCCATAGGTCACCGCGAGATAGGCGCCGATGACCTTGACGTCGTCATCGGTGAGCGGGGCGCCATACATGTGCTGCATCTTGCCGACTTCGCCGGTCCATTGGACTAGGGTCATGCCTGGCGGCTGGTACTTGATGTAATCGGCGGAATGACAGGTAGCGCATTTCTGCGTGGCGATGACATAGCCGGGCAGGCGCGACGACTTGAGCTGCGCTGTCTCGGCAGGAAGCTTGAGTGTATGAACTTCGGCGTACGCCGGCGCGGCCATGCCTGCAACGAGCAGGAAAACAGGCAAGAAGGATTCGATTCGTTTCATGGGCGCCTCCTCAGGCGATGGTCACGGGGTAGGATTCGATCACATGGCGGCGATAGCCCCCCGGGTTCCAGGTCGGGTCCGCCGGCTGCACTTCGCCGGCACGGTTGGTGGCCCTTACCATCAGGACAGTCTGGCCGCGTGCGGCGAAGCTTACCGGCAGGCGCCACTCGCGGAACGAATAACGCCCGAGGTCGGCGCCGAGTTCCGCCGCCCGCCAGGTCTTGCCGCCATCGATCGAAACATCCACGGCCTTGATGCCCGCGCCGCCGTCGAAAGCGATACCCTTGAGCTGGACCGTACGGCCGGCGGGCAGCACGCCGCCGCTGGTGACGCTGGTGATAAAACTGCGCACCGGCAGGGTCGAGATCGGCCTGGTCCTGGACGGCGTGGTGCCGGGTGCCACGCACAGGCAGTCATTGTCTGGCACGCGATAGGCCGTCGTCATGAACAAGGCATCGTGGCCTTCGAAAGGCTTGTCGAGCACCTCGATTTCGGACAAGTGCTTGACCCAGTAAGTGCCGAAATAGCCGGGAACGATCAGCTTCAGAGGATAGCCGTTCAGGTAAGGGATGTCCTGGCCGTTCATGCTCCAGGCCAGGAGTACGTCGTGGCCAAGCGCGTGTTCGATGTCCAGCGTTTTCCTGAAATCGGAGGTCGACGGCAGCACAGGCTGGTCCAGGCCGTTGAACATCACTTGTCGTGCATTGGCGCCGACGCCGGCCTTTTCCAGCACTGTCTTGAGCGGCACCCCGACCCAGCGCGCATTGCCCATGGCGCCGTTTGCCAACTGGGCACCGAAGACGCGCGGCGACGAGAACCCGCGGCTGTTGCCGGAGCACTGGTTGACAGCCACGACTTCGACAGGCTCTCCCAGCGCCTTGAGTTCGGAAAGCGACAAGCTCAGGCTGCGCTTTACCGCACCCTTGACCTCGAGCCGGTAGGTCTCAGGATCGATCGACATCGGCAGGTTCGCCAGATGGTAGCGCACGAAGAACGCGTCATTGGGCGTGATCGCCCCGTTGTTGAAGACCTCGAACGGTGTTTCGAGGTGCGGCGGACGGGTCGTGACGCGGATCAAGGGACGCTTTTGCGGATAACTGACCAGTTCGCGCGGGCCATCGGCAAACGAGACCCCGTCGTCCTTGGCGATGGCGGCAAGGCTGGCGCCCGGGGCGGCGGCCAACCCAGCGGCAATGAAACCAGTGTGCCGAATGAAACGGCGGCGTCCCTCGAAAGGGCGCGCGCTATCGTGGGGACCTGCAGGTTTGGCGGTGTCGTCGCCTGATCTTCTTGTCATGGCTGTTGTCTCCTGTGATTGACCGGGCGCCGGGTTCCCGGCGTGATGGTCAGCCTAATATACGTCGCATTATTATTTCTACAAAATTGCTGGATAAATTAAAAGTCGGAATTCAACCTGATATTTTGGTAAATTCCGTACCGAGGATGACAATTTACGGAGGTCAGTCCAGCAGATGCCGAATGGCGTCGCGCTCCTGCACCAATTCATCGACTGCCGCCTGCAGTTTTTCGCGCGCGAAGGTATTGATGTCCAGGCCACGGATCCGATTTGCCTGGCGCCCGTCGCAGACGACCGGCACGCCGAAGAAGATGCCTTCCGGGATGCCATACCCGCCGTCCGACGGCAGCGCCATCGAGACCCAGCGCCCGCCGCTGCCCCTCACCCAATCGCGTACGTGGTCGATCGCGGCATTGGCCGCCGATGCAGCGGACGACTGGCCGCGTGCTTCGATGATGGCTGTGCCGCGCTGGGCCACCGTCGGGATGAACACTTCTCGGTTCCAGCGCTCGTCGCGCAGCGCGAACGAGGCAGATTGGCCATCGACGAGGGCGAAGCGGTAATCGGCATACATGGTGGGCGAGTGGTTGCCCCAGACTATCAATTGCGAAATACTGTCGACACTCTTGTCCAGATGTAGCGCCAGCATGGCCTGGGCGCGGTTGTGGTCAAGCCGGATCATCGCGCTGAAGCAGGATGGATCGAGGTCCGGCGCCGCGTGCATGGCGATCAGTGCATTCGTGTTGGCAGGATTGCCGACGACAAGTACCTTGACTTCACGCTTGGCGACCGCGTTCAGGGCGCGTCCCTGCTTGGCGAAGATCCCTGCATTGGCGGCAAGCAAATCCTTGCGTTCCATACCTTTGCTGCGCGGCTGTGCGCCGACAAGAATGGCGATGTCGGCGTCGCGGAAGGCGACTTCCGGATTGTCGGTCACCAGGACTTCCTGCAGCAGTGGAAACGCGCAGTCTTGCAACTCCATGTCGATACCACGCATGGCGCCCAGGGCATGTGGCAGGTCGAGCAACTGGAGAATGACAGGCTGATCGGGGCCGAGCAGGTCACCGTTGGCGATACGGAAAAGCAAGGCATAGCCGATCTGGCCTGCGGCGCCGGTAACTGCAATGCGAGTCGGGGTTTTCATGTGCGCTCCAATAGTGTTGAGTGAAAGTTACAACTTCAGTGTATTGAGCCGGGAACTAGCTGTAAAACGAATAAAATGAGTATTATCAAGCTAAATATCAGCTTGATTTTCTTGCTGTCCGTCGTGTTTCATGAATTAGGCATTTCGATTTAAGCTACGGTTGCCAGCGCATGCTGCGCGCTATATTCAAAATTGGAGAGCCATGTCTTTCAGCGAAATCATCGCCACCTCGTCGGGTCTCAAGCCTTTAAGGCAATTGAGCAGTCCGATTGAAGCAATCAGGCAATTCACACCGAATTGGTTCGCCGTGACGATGGGTACCGGTATTCTCGCGCTCGCGCTCGCACAATTCCCTTATGCCGTTTTCGGGCTGCATCAGCTTGCCGAAGGCCTTTGGCTGCTCAACATCCTGCTGTTCGTCGTGTTCGCCGCGATGTACGGCGCGCGCTGGCTGTTGTTCTTCGACGAGGCAAAGCAAGTCTTCGGGCACGCGACGGTATCGATGTTCTTCGGCACCATCCCGATGGGTCTGGCGACGATCATCAACGGTTTCCTGGGGTTCGGCGTGGCGCGCTGGGGGCAGGCCGCGGTCGCGGTAGCGCAATGCCTGTGGTGGATCGACGTCGCCATGGCGCTGGCCTGCGGCGTACTGATTCCGTACCTGATGTTCACCCGCCAGCAACACAGCATCGACCAGATGACTGCGGTGTGGCTGCTGCCCGTGGTCGCAGCCGAAGTGGCGGCCGCCAGCGCAGGCCTGCTCGTGCCGCACCTGCAGGACAGCGCGGCGCGCTTCACGGTGCTCCTTACGGGTTATGTGCTCTGGGCTTATTCGGTGCCCGTTGCACTCAGCATCCTCGCGATCCTGCTGCTGCGCATGGCGCTGCACAAGCTGCCGCACGAAAGCATGGCGGCATCGAGCTGGCTGGCCCTGGGCCCGGTGGGTACAGGCTCCCTAGGCATGCTGGTGCTCGGTGCGGATGCGCCTGCGACGTTCGCCCTGTTCGGCATGGAAGAGGTCGGCCGGGTCGCATACGGCCTGGGGGTCGTGAGCGCACTGCTCCTGTGGGGGCTGGGCCTGTGGTGGATGCTGCTCGCGACACTGATCACCTGCCGCTATTTCCGGAGCGCGGTACCCTTCAACCTTGGCTGGTGGGGGTATACATTTCCGCTCGGCGTATTTGCCGTGACCACGCTGCGGCTTGCCAATGTATTCGATTCGCTGTTCTTCGACATCGCCGGCGCGCTGCTCGTAGCGGTGCTGGCCATGCTGTGGCTGGTGGTCGCGTGGCGCACGGCGAATGGCGCCTACCAGGGCAAGCTGTTCGTCTCGCCTTGTATTGCTTCGCTGCAGCGCCCGTGAGCTTAGGTGGTACGGCGCCAGGCGCCGGCAACCCCGCGCGCCTGCGCCAGCGTGTCCACGATCTGCCGCGCTACGTGAGGGCCGGCGCAGACAGCGAGCGGACTCGGATGTGGCATCGACAGCACCTGGATATCGGGCCGGCTGGCGCGGATGGACGCTTCGGCGCGCCTGGCCGTGCGTCCCGCGCACACCACGACGCGCAGCTCCGGCAAGAATCCGAGGACGTCGTCGAGCAGCGCGATGCCGGCGCGGATGTCGCCGGCGCGCAGCTGCATCGGTGGGCCATCGACCGGCGGCAGCCAGGGAACCGTGTTCCAGATCACCGTCTCTTCGCGCGCCACGCAGGCCTGCGCCAGGAAGAGCTTGAGGTTGCGCTGCGCCGGACCGGGATTGTCGCGCGACACGAAACGCGGCCGCATCGCCTGGCGCGCCGGCGCTTCCAGCAGGACCAGGATGCGGGCGAAGGTGCCGCCATCGCGCGGATCGAACCACGGCATCTCGCGCATGCCGCCGGCGTGGCTTTCGACCCAGCGGTTGAGCGCAGCCACTGGCGCGGTATGGCGTTCGAGGTAGCGGCGCGTAACTTCCTCCGGGTCGTCGAGATTGCGTTCCTGCGCTTGCCCGGTCATGGCAGGACGCGCGCCGTCATTTTTGCCATCCCCATTTGGTGAAAATCGCGCTGCCCTGCGGCGACTGCAGGAAATCGACGAACTGCTTCGCAGCCGGGTTGCCGCTGCCGTGCTCGGTCAGGGCGACGCCGGCATCGCGGTAGATCGCGTAATCCGGTTCGATCGACACGACGTCGGCGAGTTTGGGGTTGGAGACCTGCCAGATGTTCCAGATCAGCCATGCATCGATGTCGCTGCGGCTGGTCCAGGTGTCGCGCGCGATCGCGCTGTTGGCAGCATAGCTGGCGATGTTCGTGCGGATCTTGCGCACTGTATCGAGATTGCCTTTCCTACCCGCCATGTCCTCCCAAACGCCATTCTGGCCAGCCCCGTTGACGACCAGGATGCGCACGCCGGGTTTGACGAGGTCGGAGACGCCATGGATATGCTTCGGGTTGCCCGGACGAACCAGGATCGACAGCGGACGCAGGTAGAGCGGCGTGATGCTGGCTTCCTGGATGCGGCCGCCCATCGCAACGGTGAAGTCCGTCATCATGGTTTCCGAGCCGCTGTAGATCACGTCGGCATCCTGCTTCGCGCGTTCGATCCAGCCCGGTGTCGGGCCCGCCGTCACTGTCACCTTGATGCCGTGCTCCTGCTCGAAGGCGGCAGCCGCTTCCTTCATCGCCGGCGCGGGACCGCCGGGGCCGTACACCAGTACCGGCTGTGCGGCACAGGCGATGCCTGTCATGAGCGCGAACATCGCGCCTGCAGCGAGTCGGCGAGCGGTGTTATGACAGAGATATGATTTCATTGGATTTTTCCTTTTTTTAGTTGGCATAAATATAAGTCGGGAAGAGGGCGCTGTGCCTATACACCCAGCAACTTGATCAGAGCAAAGCTGACCACGCCCAATCCTGCGAGTGAGCCGATTACCACCGAGGCCACCTTGGCGCCGGCACGCAGTACGGCGCGGGCATCGACGCCCAGTCCGAGGGCCGCCATCGACATGATGGTCAGGAAGTTCGCCGCGTCGTGGGCAGGCGCCAGTGCAGCCTGCGGAATCCAGCCCATCGAACGCAGCACCAGAAGCAGCAGGAAACCGACGATGAACCACGGCACGAGGTGCGACAGCGCAGGGCGTGCCCGGCCGCTACCGCGTCCGAACATCGACAAGACCAGCACGACCGGACCCAGCATCAACACGCGCACCAGTTTCACCAGGGTGCCGATGTGGACGCTCGCGGCCGATACCGATGCGGTCGCCGCCAGCACTTGCGGCACCGCATAGACGGTCAAGCCGGCGAACACGCCATACTGCACCGGGGTGAACGACAGCAGTCCTACCAGCAGCGGCAGGCCCAATACGACGCCCACGCCAAGCACGGCGGTGAAGGCGATCGAGGCGGCGACGTCCTTGCCGTCGGCATCGATCACCGGCGCCACTGCAGCGATCGCGGAATTGCCGCAAATCGAATTGCCGCATGCGATGAGGATCGCCATCTTCTGCGGCAGGCCCGCGCTGCGCCCAATGAAATAGCTGAACACGATCGCAACCACGACCACCGCCGCGATACCGCCGATGAGGCCGAGGCCGTTGGCCAGCAGCGCACCGGCACTGACCGAAGCGCCCAGCAGCACGACCGCGATCTCGAGCAGCAGTTTGGCGCCGACATGGATGCCTGGATCGAAGCGCGGGTCGAGGCGGTGCAGGGTGCGGATACCGGTGCCGATGAGAATGGCCAGCACCAGGCTTTCGAGCCAAGCGCGGCCGAACACGTGGGTTTCGGCCACTTCGAGCAGATAGGCAGCTGCCGTCACCGCAGCACAAAGCAACAGGCCGGGAACGGCGGCGGACAAATTGTTCACTTGATTCTTCATTATTTTTCTCATATTCATATACGTCGATGTAATAAGTATCGCTGTACTGAATTGTTTGGTCTATTTTAAAATTACGAACATATCTTTCTAAAATATTGAACGATGACATTGGATCAGTTGCGTATATTCGTCGAGGTCGCCGAACGCCAGCACCTTACCCAGGCCGCCGCCGTTCTCTTCCTGACCCCTTCGGCGGTCAGCACTTCCATCAAGTCGCTGGAAGAGCGATACGGAACGGCGCTGTTTCACCGTGTCGGCCGGCGCATCGAAATCAGCGACGCGGGACGAATTTTTCTCGTCGAAGCACGCCGCGCGCTCGCGAGCGCCCAGGCAGCCGAGGCGGCGCTGGCCGATTTGGGCGAGCTCAGACGCGGGTCGCTAACGATCCACGCCAGCCAGACCATCGCCAGCTATTGGCTGCCGGCCTTGCTGGTACGCTTCCGCCAAGCATGGCCGGGAATCGATTTGCACATGGAAGCGGGCAATACCGAGAGCGTCGCCGAGGCCGTGCTGCAAGGCGGCGCCGATCTCGGTTTTGTGGAGGGAAACATAGAACCGACCGGCCTGGAGGAGGAGACTGTCGGCGAAGACAATATGGTGGTTGTGGTTGCGTCCGATCATCCCTGGGCCGACGGCAGGACGCTGACGGCCAGAGAACTGGAAGCTGGACAATGGATTTTGCGTGAAGCCGGTTCGGGCACGCGGTCCGCTTTGGAGACCGGACTCGCCGCGCTCGACGTGGCGGTCGTCAATCTGCAGATCGCACTCGAACTTCCCTCAAATGAGGCGGTGCGCAGTGCGGTCATGGCGGGACCGTTTGCCACCGCGATGTCGGAACTGGTCGTGGCGCCGCATGTGCAGGCCGGCTTGCTGGCACGGGCGCACTGCGCGCTCCCGGCGCGCAGCTTCTCGATGCTGCGCCACGCCCAGCGGCATCGCAGCCGCGCCGTCGCCGCCTTCGAAGACATGGTGCGGACCAGGAAGCGGCCGGATAACTAAGCCAAGAGGTCCAGCCGCAGCCTGTCGCGGTCGTCGCCAAGTGCGCGGCTGGCCAGCCAGACCACGCCGCCGGCGGCCAGTCCGCTGCTCCCGGCCAGCAGGAACAGCAACAGGATCTGGTATTCGACGGCGCCGAGCGGATCCATGCCGGCGAGGAGCTGGCCGGTCATGATGCCCGGCAGCGTGATGATACCCGCCGCGGACATCTGGTTGATGACCGGGATGAGGCCTTTACGCACCGCATCGCGCATCAGCGGCGCAAGCGCTGTGCGCAAGGATGCACCCAGGGCCAAACGGGCTTCGATCTGATTGCGCGACACAACCACGCCGCCGAGGAAAGCGTCGAGGGCCAGACTTGCCGAATTTAGCACGCTGCCCAGCACGATGCCCATCAACGGGATGGCATAGCGCGGGTCGTGCCAGGGCGTGGGGCGGATGGCCGTCATCAGGGCCAGCACCACCGTGGCCAGGCTCGACAGCGCTACCACTGCGCCCGCGATACGGTAGTTGCCCCAGCCGGCCAGGCGCTGCGTCGGCCTCGTTGCGACTTCGCGCGCGGCAGCGGCGATCATGAGGCAGGCGATGGCCAGCGTCAGCGCCGGCGCGTCGGAACGGAATACGATGCGCAGCACGAGGCCGACGAGCAGCAACTGCAGCACCATCCTCAGACTGGCGACAAGCAAGGGCCGATGCAGGCGCAGGCCGAAGGCGATCGAAACCGCCGCATCGAATACGACCAGACTGGCCGCGAGCGCCATGTCCGACGCCGACAGTGCAATCTGGCTCATGCCACCTCGAGCCGGCCGCTCGCCATACGCAGGCACCGCTGCCCGAGGCGCTCGGCCTGTTCTTCTGAATGCGTCACGACCAACACCGACGTGCCTCGTTCGAGTTCCGAACGCAGTAGGGCTTCGAGAGCTGCGGTCGAGGCGGCGTCGAGCGCCGAAGCGGGCTCGTCTAGCAGGAGGACACGGGGCCGGCAAGCCAGGGAACGGATGAGCGCGAGGCGCTGGCGTTCGCCGGTCGACAGCAGCTCCAGGTCGGTATCAAGCGCAGCGGCCCGCAGTTTCAGCGCATCGGCCAGTGCCTGCGCCCGCTTCTGCTCCGATGCCGGAAGGTGCGCGCGCGCGGTCGCGTCCCACCAGGCCGGCTCGGCTGCTTGATAGACTACCATCGAACGCCATGCCGGCGCCGTCCAGCTTGCGCGCTGTGCGCCGTCCAGCAGCACCGTGCCCTCGTTGGGAATCAGGTCCGCGATCATGCGCAGCAACACGCTCTTGCCGGAACCGGATTCACCGACGATGGCGATGCATTCGCCTCGCCCCAGGTCCAGGTCGACCGGGCCGGCATGTGCCGAGCATAGCGCACGCAGTGCAAGACGAACGGATGGATCGAAACGAGCAAGGGAATGGAAAGACATGGGCATGGAGTATAGCCGGGTGCGGCTGCCCATAGTGCCGTGTTAAGGTGGCAAGGTACATTACAAATGGGACATCGATGGAGTTTTCTTCCGTATTCGCAGTCGCCACCGGCG
This portion of the Massilia forsythiae genome encodes:
- a CDS encoding TDT family transporter, with translation MSFSEIIATSSGLKPLRQLSSPIEAIRQFTPNWFAVTMGTGILALALAQFPYAVFGLHQLAEGLWLLNILLFVVFAAMYGARWLLFFDEAKQVFGHATVSMFFGTIPMGLATIINGFLGFGVARWGQAAVAVAQCLWWIDVAMALACGVLIPYLMFTRQQHSIDQMTAVWLLPVVAAEVAAASAGLLVPHLQDSAARFTVLLTGYVLWAYSVPVALSILAILLLRMALHKLPHESMAASSWLALGPVGTGSLGMLVLGADAPATFALFGMEEVGRVAYGLGVVSALLLWGLGLWWMLLATLITCRYFRSAVPFNLGWWGYTFPLGVFAVTTLRLANVFDSLFFDIAGALLVAVLAMLWLVVAWRTANGAYQGKLFVSPCIASLQRP
- a CDS encoding uracil-DNA glycosylase; the encoded protein is MTGQAQERNLDDPEEVTRRYLERHTAPVAALNRWVESHAGGMREMPWFDPRDGGTFARILVLLEAPARQAMRPRFVSRDNPGPAQRNLKLFLAQACVAREETVIWNTVPWLPPVDGPPMQLRAGDIRAGIALLDDVLGFLPELRVVVCAGRTARRAEASIRASRPDIQVLSMPHPSPLAVCAGPHVARQIVDTLAQARGVAGAWRRTT
- a CDS encoding substrate-binding domain-containing protein; the protein is MKSYLCHNTARRLAAGAMFALMTGIACAAQPVLVYGPGGPAPAMKEAAAAFEQEHGIKVTVTAGPTPGWIERAKQDADVIYSGSETMMTDFTVAMGGRIQEASITPLYLRPLSILVRPGNPKHIHGVSDLVKPGVRILVVNGAGQNGVWEDMAGRKGNLDTVRKIRTNIASYAANSAIARDTWTSRSDIDAWLIWNIWQVSNPKLADVVSIEPDYAIYRDAGVALTEHGSGNPAAKQFVDFLQSPQGSAIFTKWGWQK
- a CDS encoding YeiH family protein: MKNQVNNLSAAVPGLLLCAAVTAAAYLLEVAETHVFGRAWLESLVLAILIGTGIRTLHRLDPRFDPGIHVGAKLLLEIAVVLLGASVSAGALLANGLGLIGGIAAVVVVAIVFSYFIGRSAGLPQKMAILIACGNSICGNSAIAAVAPVIDADGKDVAASIAFTAVLGVGVVLGLPLLVGLLSFTPVQYGVFAGLTVYAVPQVLAATASVSAASVHIGTLVKLVRVLMLGPVVLVLSMFGRGSGRARPALSHLVPWFIVGFLLLLVLRSMGWIPQAALAPAHDAANFLTIMSMAALGLGVDARAVLRAGAKVASVVIGSLAGLGVVSFALIKLLGV
- a CDS encoding LysR family transcriptional regulator produces the protein MTLDQLRIFVEVAERQHLTQAAAVLFLTPSAVSTSIKSLEERYGTALFHRVGRRIEISDAGRIFLVEARRALASAQAAEAALADLGELRRGSLTIHASQTIASYWLPALLVRFRQAWPGIDLHMEAGNTESVAEAVLQGGADLGFVEGNIEPTGLEEETVGEDNMVVVVASDHPWADGRTLTARELEAGQWILREAGSGTRSALETGLAALDVAVVNLQIALELPSNEAVRSAVMAGPFATAMSELVVAPHVQAGLLARAHCALPARSFSMLRHAQRHRSRAVAAFEDMVRTRKRPDN
- a CDS encoding ABC transporter permease; its protein translation is MSQIALSASDMALAASLVVFDAAVSIAFGLRLHRPLLVASLRMVLQLLLVGLVLRIVFRSDAPALTLAIACLMIAAAAREVATRPTQRLAGWGNYRIAGAVVALSSLATVVLALMTAIRPTPWHDPRYAIPLMGIVLGSVLNSASLALDAFLGGVVVSRNQIEARLALGASLRTALAPLMRDAVRKGLIPVINQMSAAGIITLPGIMTGQLLAGMDPLGAVEYQILLLFLLAGSSGLAAGGVVWLASRALGDDRDRLRLDLLA